One genomic segment of Podarcis raffonei isolate rPodRaf1 chromosome 7, rPodRaf1.pri, whole genome shotgun sequence includes these proteins:
- the FOXQ1 gene encoding forkhead box protein Q1, with the protein MKLEIFAPRYEDKLSSDQESSSAASPLPGDSELGSDGDCAALSPASGVGASPRQGSEPSPGNAKAAPGKPYTRRPKPPYSYIALIAMAIRDSAGGRLTLAEINEYLMGRFPFFRGAYTGWRNSVRHNLSLNDCFVKVLRDPARPWGKDNYWMLNPSSEYTFADGVFRRRRKRLSRPGAAEPAQARQPSASPSPSADHEPQPAASGTATTTAAASVSPSCSSSGPKFSSSFAIESILSRPFQPSEKQQQRPATPAGDRAMLWPAPSGYSRLLPQSAVSFGLLPPPPPFPPTAASSLYSYRLPDPLLLEVSAGEASTSGDPHQIFPQRTSLLAASTAASESLQGVPLGVAQLYCPLRLPGSLQQVYRPYPTETLPV; encoded by the coding sequence ATGAAGCTGGAGATCTTCGCCCCGCGTTACGAGGACAAGCTCAGCAGCGACCAGGAAAGCAGCAGCGCGGCGTCGCCGCTGCCCGGCGACAGCGAGCTGGGCTCCGACGGTGACTGCGCCGCCCTCAGCCCGGCCAGCGGCGTCGGGGCCTCTCCGCGCCAGGGCTCGGAGCCTTCGCCCGGCAACGCGAAAGCAGCGCCGGGGAAGCCTTACACGCGTCGCCCGAAGCCTCCCTACTCGTACATCGCGCTGATCGCCATGGCTATCCGGGACTCCGCCGGGGGGCGCCTGACTCTGGCCGAGATCAACGAGTACCTGATGGGCCGTTTCCCCTTCTTCCGCGGCGCCTACACCGGCTGGCGCAACTCCGTGCGCCACAACCTGTCGCTCAACGACTGCTTCGTCAAGGTGCTCCGCGACCCGGCCCGGCCGTGGGGCAAGGACAACTACTGGATGCTCAACCCCAGCTCCGAGTACACGTTCGCCGACGGCGTCTTCCGCAGGCGGAGGAAGCGCCTCAGCAGGCCCGGCGCCGCGGAGCCTGCCCAGGCGCGCCAGCCCTCGGCCTCGCCCTCTCCAAGCGCCGACCACGAGCCCCAGCCAGCGGCGTCCGGGACAGCCACGACGACGGCCGCAGCCTCGGTCTCGCCGTCGTGTTCCTCGTCGGGCCCGAAATTCTCCAGCTCATTCGCCATCGAGAGCATCTTGAGCCGCCCTTTCCAGCCGtctgagaagcagcagcagcgccccGCAACCCCAGCGGGAGACAGGGCGATGCTGTGGCCCGCCCCGTCGGGCTACTCTCGCCTTCTGCCCCAGTCCGCCGTCTCCTTcgggctccttcctcctcctcctccgttccCACCCACGGCGGCCTCTTCTCTGTACTCCTACAGGCTGCCCGACCCGCTCCTCCTGGAGGTCTCCGCGGGGGAGGCCTCGACGTCCGGGGATCCCCACCAAATCTTCCCCCAGAGGACCTCCCTCCTCGCCGCTTCCACCGCGGCCTCGGAATCGCTGCAAGGGGTCCCGCTCGGCGTCGCTCAGCTCTACTGCCCCCTCCGGCTGCCCGGGTCGTTGCAGCAGGTCTATCGACCTTATCCCACGGAGACCCTACCGGTGTAA